In Campylobacter sp. RM16187, the DNA window AAAGGCGCAGGGCTTTTGGCTTAAAACTGCAAATATTCCGGACGGAATGTGTGTAGTTTAATCGAAATTTTAATGCCCGCAAAGGAGCATACATAAAAGTATGTGGCTGAAGCGGGTATATGAAATTTCGATTAAAATCCATTCGATATACAAAATTTAACTTACCTTTTAAAAAGCCCTACATAAACCGCAAAAACAAACCCCACTATCACCGCATAAGGCGCATTTACGGTTATGCCACTTGGCGAACTTGCCAGCATAAAGTTATGCGCAAAAGCAGCTCCCGCCATCATCCCGGTAACAAATATAACCGAGTTTAAATTTCCCGCTCCCATCTGCACCAGATGCTTACCGGGACACCCTTCGCTAAGGCTAAAGCAAAGCCCTGCAAGCGCCATGCCTAAGAAATTCCAGATGTAGTTGTTGTGTGCGATGGGCTGAGCTTCAAAGCCGAATTTATACTGCCCAAGAGCCAAATTTGCAACGCTTGCAAAAAATATAATGCTAAGCAACCCCGCAAACATCGAAAAATCACCCTTATAAATGTGTCCGATCGCACCTACGCTACAAAATTTGCTCTTATGCATCAAAACGCCTATCAGCACGCCCGCACCAAGCGAGATCCAAACCGCTGCATGCTGAGATCCGGGACCTTTTACCGAGGCAAATAGCGCGCCGCTTTCGCCTGCTTTAAAGCCAAATATCAAAGCCGCAAACATAGCAATAGCAATTACCACAGGCAAAATTCCAAACGCCTTGCTAGCAGAAGCTCCGCTATCAAGCTTGTAGCCAAATTTCTTAAACATAACTCCAAAGCTAACTCCTACGACAAGTCCGCCAAAGCCCGCAAGAGCGCTCATATCGCCTCCGCCAAGACGCAAAAACGCACGCCACGGGCAACCAAGAAAGACAAGACATCCGATCATTGCAAATACACCCAAGAAAAAGCGCAAAAACGGCGATGAGCCAGTAACCGGAGCAAATTCTCTAGTCCAAAGCACGCTTGCTAAAAATCCGCCGATCACAAGCCCCATAATCTCAGGGCGCATATACTGCACGACGCTTGCTCTGTGAAGCCCAAGCGAGCCCGTTATATCGCGCAAAAAACAAGCCGCGCATACACCCATGTTGCCGGGATTACCGAAAAATACAAGAAGAGCAGCCACTATGCCAAGCGCTCCGCCGGCTACGATTTGCCATTTTAAAGTGTTCATGAAAATTCCTTGAGGATAGGTAAAATCAGCCTGATTTCTTAAGCTTTATTCTAGCTTGTGAAAAATAAAAAGGTGATAAATTCCATAGCTATTTAAGGCTAAGATGATAAAATATGCAAAATTTGCGCTTTAAATAAACAAGCTCGCGTTGCACACAAAACAGCTTAAATTTAGGCTTTATGAGCGAGCAAGATAAGGAAATAAAATGAAAGAATTTATGAGCTATGCAGCCAGCCTTGATATCCTACGCTCGACGATTACACCTTGGGATAAGGTTCAAAAAGTAGCCATCACTGAAGCACTTGATAGAAACATTGCCATAGATGTTATCGCTGCCGATAACTACCCGCCAAAGCCTACTTCGGCTATGGACGGATACGCCTTTAAATGGAGTGAAAATTTAAGCGAGCTAGAGCTCATCACCGACCTTCCTGCAGGCACCGATAAAGGCATCGTCGTAGAGAGCTCAAAGTGCATTAAGACCTTTACGGGCTCGCTTATGAGTGAGGGCACAGACACGCTTGTACCTGTTGAAAATGTCGAAGTCGCAGGCTCTAAAATCATAATAAAAAAGCCGATAAATAAAGGCTTTGCGGTTAGAGAGGTCGGCGAGAGCTATAAAAAAGGCGAAATTCTCATCAAAAAAGGTACTAAAATAGGCTACGCCGAAGTTGCGCTTATGGCTGAGCTTGGGATGTTTCACATAAGTGTATTTGTGCGCCCGAGAGTTGCGATACTAGCTACCGGAAGCGAGATAAGAGATCTTGGCGAGCCGCTTTTAAACCCTGCTCAAATTCACAGCTCAAACCACATCGCAATCGCCCAAATGGTACGCAAAATGGGAGCCGAGCCGATCATCTGTGAGATCGCAAAAGATAACGCCGACACCGTAAAAGAGGCTATCATCAGCGCTTTAAAGAGTGCCGATATATTAGTAACCACAGGCGGCATCAGCATGGGGGATTACGACTTTGTAAAGGGCGCGCTTGATCAAAACTTTAAGATCATCATAGACGGCGCCGCGATAAAACCCGGCAGACACATCAAAGTAGTAAAAAGCGAGGACAAATACATCTTTGCGCTTCCCGGATTTCCGTATTCGGCGATGGTTATGTGCGTGCTTTACGTGCGAGTTTTGATAAACTCTTGGTTTGATCTGCCTGAGCCAAAGATAACCGCGATAATAGACGAAGACTATAAAAAACGCTCGCCGTTTTTGGAATTTACGGCTGTAAATTTAGTAAATCGCGACGGCAAAATTTACGTAAATTTAGACGGCAAGAAGCTTGGAAGCTCCGCGATCGTAAATAACCTCTTAAACGACGCGGCTCTTTTAATCATCCCAAAAGAGACGGAATTCATAGCTAAAGGCGAAGCAGTAGAGGTTCTAAAGATGGTTTAATGAAAATTTAGGCTCTTTAAAAGAGCCTAAATTATACCTCAACGTTCTTTTACATTAAAAGCGAGGCTAGCCATATGAAATACATTCTTAGTCTTTCCAAAAAGCTCTTTTAACTCCCCGTCTTTTGTCACACTTTGATTGTAAGAGATACTAACGACCCACTCGCCAGGATGCGTAAGTCTTATCTTGGCCACTCCATTCATCAAAAACGAATAATAAGCAGTACCGCCAACTTGACCTAAATTTTCATTATCAGCTCTTATAAATTCGTTCATCTTATCGCTTACGCTTATTTTCTTTCCATTAAAAAGAACTTCAAACTCAACTTCATCGCCAACTTTTAAATTAGATATATTACCCCTTGGCATAATTTCAAGAGCGTGACCAAGAGGCTTTAGTTCGCTATTGAAATTTAAATATCTCTTTGCAAACGCTTGGTATTTAAGAGCAAAAAGAACTTTTGAGGCATCGCTTATCTCATCAAGTGGCTTTTGATTCATTCTGGATTTACCGTTTTGATCGATGTATTGCGTTACAAAAGTGGGTTTTGTAACGGCCTCAAAGATAACGTTTTTAGGCATATCTTTTTTGAGTGAAATTTTATTAAAGGCAAAATCGGCTTGAAAAATACTAAATTTATCACTCTCTAAAAACGAATTTGGTAGACTAAACTCGGGAAAATATAGCTTTGAAACTCCATTCTCGTCTATCATTTGAAATTTTTGTAAATTTACG includes these proteins:
- the yedE gene encoding YedE family putative selenium transporter codes for the protein MNTLKWQIVAGGALGIVAALLVFFGNPGNMGVCAACFLRDITGSLGLHRASVVQYMRPEIMGLVIGGFLASVLWTREFAPVTGSSPFLRFFLGVFAMIGCLVFLGCPWRAFLRLGGGDMSALAGFGGLVVGVSFGVMFKKFGYKLDSGASASKAFGILPVVIAIAMFAALIFGFKAGESGALFASVKGPGSQHAAVWISLGAGVLIGVLMHKSKFCSVGAIGHIYKGDFSMFAGLLSIIFFASVANLALGQYKFGFEAQPIAHNNYIWNFLGMALAGLCFSLSEGCPGKHLVQMGAGNLNSVIFVTGMMAGAAFAHNFMLASSPSGITVNAPYAVIVGFVFAVYVGLFKR
- a CDS encoding molybdopterin molybdotransferase MoeA — its product is MKEFMSYAASLDILRSTITPWDKVQKVAITEALDRNIAIDVIAADNYPPKPTSAMDGYAFKWSENLSELELITDLPAGTDKGIVVESSKCIKTFTGSLMSEGTDTLVPVENVEVAGSKIIIKKPINKGFAVREVGESYKKGEILIKKGTKIGYAEVALMAELGMFHISVFVRPRVAILATGSEIRDLGEPLLNPAQIHSSNHIAIAQMVRKMGAEPIICEIAKDNADTVKEAIISALKSADILVTTGGISMGDYDFVKGALDQNFKIIIDGAAIKPGRHIKVVKSEDKYIFALPGFPYSAMVMCVLYVRVLINSWFDLPEPKITAIIDEDYKKRSPFLEFTAVNLVNRDGKIYVNLDGKKLGSSAIVNNLLNDAALLIIPKETEFIAKGEAVEVLKMV
- a CDS encoding DUF4198 domain-containing protein; this translates as MKNIKILFLIAALAINAFAHTFWINLSEHTVHRPGHLLVNVGWGHQIPIDDMVNSENGSVNLQKFQMIDENGVSKLYFPEFSLPNSFLESDKFSIFQADFAFNKISLKKDMPKNVIFEAVTKPTFVTQYIDQNGKSRMNQKPLDEISDASKVLFALKYQAFAKRYLNFNSELKPLGHALEIMPRGNISNLKVGDEVEFEVLFNGKKISVSDKMNEFIRADNENLGQVGGTAYYSFLMNGVAKIRLTHPGEWVVSISYNQSVTKDGELKELFGKTKNVFHMASLAFNVKER